One stretch of Comamonas testosteroni DNA includes these proteins:
- a CDS encoding MerR family transcriptional regulator — MSVRTLHHYDSIGLLRPDARSEAGYRLYGAQDIARLHAVQSLKSLGLSLEAIAAALAGQGIEPKDLLQRQVEEAQRMLTQARALKDKLQFLEDAVSGQQGSFDDLLAGIRLLDAHQLYLPAAGIRQMLGRWRRARPRWQPVADALLRCRAEGLGVGTAQVQLLAQRWMNVAMTVFRGRLGLIQNWARMHEHEPQTARHAGPEPELLNYLEQAIGLRMAALQRHLTTAELQGLDGSTGPDWEVFAASGEKLLARGVASQTAVARQLCVRYRELSLRTAGNNLLLAAKLAQAYATEPVLALGHFVSPKLRDYLNSIEA, encoded by the coding sequence GTGAGCGTACGCACCTTGCATCACTACGACAGCATTGGACTGCTGCGTCCAGACGCGCGCAGTGAAGCAGGCTATCGACTCTATGGTGCGCAAGACATTGCGCGCCTGCATGCCGTGCAATCGCTCAAATCGCTGGGTTTGAGTCTGGAGGCCATCGCTGCCGCGCTGGCGGGGCAGGGCATTGAGCCTAAGGACTTGTTGCAACGTCAGGTAGAGGAGGCTCAGCGCATGTTGACCCAGGCCAGGGCGCTGAAGGACAAGCTGCAGTTTCTGGAGGATGCGGTCTCTGGCCAGCAGGGCTCGTTCGATGATTTGCTGGCTGGCATTCGGCTGCTGGACGCTCATCAGCTGTATCTGCCTGCTGCTGGCATACGACAGATGCTGGGACGCTGGCGCAGGGCCAGGCCACGCTGGCAGCCTGTGGCCGATGCCCTGCTAAGGTGCCGTGCCGAGGGGCTGGGGGTCGGTACCGCCCAGGTGCAACTGCTGGCACAGCGCTGGATGAATGTGGCGATGACGGTTTTTCGCGGACGCTTGGGCCTGATCCAGAACTGGGCCCGCATGCATGAACACGAGCCTCAGACGGCTCGACATGCAGGGCCTGAGCCTGAACTGCTGAATTATCTGGAGCAGGCAATCGGCCTCAGGATGGCGGCCTTGCAGCGTCATCTGACGACTGCGGAACTGCAGGGGCTTGACGGCTCTACCGGGCCGGATTGGGAGGTATTCGCCGCCAGTGGCGAAAAGCTGCTGGCACGGGGCGTTGCATCCCAGACTGCCGTCGCACGGCAACTGTGCGTGCGTTATCGGGAGCTATCACTGCGGACGGCCGGAAACAATCTATTGCTGGCGGCCAAACTGGCCCAGGCCTATGCCACCGAGCCTGTGCTGGCACTCGGACATTTTGTATCGCCGAAGCTGAGGGACTATCTGAACAGCATCGAGGCTTGA